The DNA window AGGACGCGCATTGCGGCGGCATGGGCATGGCGGTGCGGGCGcgagggcggcagcaggtGTCACGACGTCCACGCAGCGCACGCCCATGGCATACACATGGCCGCGctgctcctccccctcctttgTTTGCTtccttctcccctctctccctctcctcgccgTGGCGTCTCCCACCTTTCTTGCTCTCTAtttctcttcctctttctTCTCCGTGTTGCCTTTGGCCTGCTAATTGTTGGTGTTTGCAATTTGCCTTTtggatttgttgtttttgtccCGGGTTTTCTCCTATTTTTAGGGGCTAATTAATCTAGTGGAGTTCGTGTTGTCTCCTGTACTTTAATTCCTCTtctacctctcttctcttctccttttATAGTGTCTGTGTTTCTTTTTGGCTCCCTTCCTTGTTCGGATTCTTTGCTTCAAGCCCCAAATGCTTTTCCTTCTTAATTAGATGTGTGGATACGTGAAGTCATGTTTCTACCCGTTAGATGTATATGTAAGTTGTATCGAAATATACACAAATCACATTATTAGCATAAATTATATCCGGAGatgtataaaagttgtatCATTAGcgcaaattttatatatacacacacacatttcTAGTTTTGTAACATTGAaagaatatatttgtattttacttCCTCCATTGTACAATAAGATTATTTCTCTCttatttgttctaaaattaGCAATCATTATATTGAAGTTTATcacaaaagtaaaataagaaatatttgataaagtaaatagtattttatttttttggctttgtattaatatgttttggatatgtgaaaaataaagctattttgggacaaaacaTGCATAAATTTGAGGAAGTGTAGACTAGAATATACGataaaagccaaacgacatatttgtaaataaaaaataattattaataaaaatttcatatgcATATTACTAGAGATCTAAGAAAttcaatactgaaaaataaacttcggtataAAAACTCCAACATCATCTCTacatttaagattaaaaatttaaattttgacttataaatataaaaaaacgaaaagataagcgTATATACGTAGGATTTACATTTAGTAAAAGTATCCGGTCAACAATATACTTGCTTGTTTTGTTGACAATGTAAATGCACCATGTTACGCAGTACGACATTTTTACATTGTCAACATATTCTACGCGCAGCCAGCCTGCCGGTGCAAGGAATTGACCATCATCTTCCATGGTTCTTCAGCTTTCCTGGTAGCTGTTTTGGCGAAGgctttttattctttttctttcctttttctacaAGGGAATCCAAGAAAGTCTTCAGCTTAATTAGCCTCGTCTATTCATTCTTCTTAGTTGTAGTTAATATTAAACAGCAATGCTAACAGTTGGTCAGTGTCTCCATTTGCTCTCTCTGCTCTTAATTAGTTTGTAGGACATCTGGCCCTGCTCCTTGTTCTTGATTGCTCCAATGGCACAAACAAGAGTATTTAATTAAGTACTAAGTAAAAAGTCTCTGGATGGATTGAACCGGTTGAGCAGCAGCTGCAACAACGTGACGAACACTCAAGCGATGTGGTCAAGACAAAAATCTTTTGGTTGTTTATGATCTATTGCTGCTACGGTTTCTACCACTACCCTTAATTGTTTGTTAGTGCCCCAAGGACCAGTTCGTTTTGTACGATggatttcaaatatttttacgaatacgtttttcaaacttaaatttatgcAGTCTGATCTTCCttacaagaatttttttattaattttgtagcagttaaattatttatttataatataaaatagctCACATAGAATTTTGTAGATGATCCTTCTAACCTCATCTATCTCAACGGAGTCTGCTGCTCCTGTTAGCACACGCATTAATAATGATGATGGATAATCAATTTTGCGTTGCCAGCACTAGTATTCCAGTTAGCACGTTGATGGAGAGCCATTTTGGTCATTGAAAAATTGACATCTctataaacaatgaaataaaataaagaatacaTCTATTCAAATTCAACATCTCGGTCAACTGCTCAGTAGTTCAACCTCTATCCATGGCCGAATACGTTTAAAATCTAAGTTCACTtgtacttataaatcaaaattcgGGTATTAGATTTGGCGTTTGATTTAGGgggttattttttatgtattttattttatagtattttcttatatatcgttaagaacatgtatataaaagttttatctataaattatttttaattatttataagtctttttgtttatacttaattTCAATGAAACAATAAGTTTGCTACTGTACACCGTTCACACTTTTTCTTATTTCAGATTTACCCACGCAAAACCTTTTCGCGcaaaattgaaactaaaaaCGGAGCTAAACAGTGGCAATTAGAGTTTAAGGGACTGTttgggagctttagattctaagaagcactggcagcttctgagaatctggaaaaaccCATAAACCCAGTTTCTCCCGCTTCTagatttttagttcattttttgaaTATATAACTACATATTTTCAGAAGCTGTGaatcatttaaaatagaaaaaatactctaaaagAAGCTTCTCAAACAGCAGGCCATACACATTTCACATTTCTTTAGGACTCTGAAACAAGGAAAGTGCAGACCGCGTCCATGGCGCgccaaaagaggaaaaaaaaaaggcgatcaacggtcgccgcggcgcgccgcgttgggtgggccccaccacctctcctctccttcttcctcgCTCGCCATGAAAAACATCACCACCTTTCTTCAGAATATATCAgataagaagaagaaaaatggatACGCAAAGGAAGCTAATTTAGTAGTAGCTGAAAAGATTATTGAGATCAAATTAAGAGGTTGGCACGCAGCAGTAGACAGTGGATGAAGAATCCAAGtctctatttctttttctttcttatgaaatgaaatgaaatcgTACCTGAAATCAAGCTGCTTTTTTGGTAGTAGCTAGCTAATGTGTATACGGAATATTTGGCAGCACGGAAATTGCGTGCTGTCAGATTCCCAGACCACCTGATCGATCCGGCAAAATTAACGAAGCATATAGTATTgtattagattagattaagCGAGTGATCGAGCAAGCAACGATCAGTattactcctcctcctcataaGATGGATGAATTGTCCTTTTATTTCTGCTCTGCTCTGATCTGCTGTGAGAATAAGAATGCTATTCTTCGTTTCAggagtaattaaataaaaagggAGATTAATGGAGCCATTGATCGTAGAGAAGGaagattttgtgtttttttacacGTGTCCGGTTGGCGCCATTTCTTTTGACATTCTCCGTCTTGTTCTTCAGGTCAGGCTCGACTGCTACGCTACTACGCTAGAGCAGCAGCATCGTCCATTCATATATGGAGATGAGCAGGATTCTTCCTGTCCTGTTTAATGCTTCTCTTAGCAAGAATCACTCTTCTCTACCttctttctctccttttcttgaaaatcaaaatagatagtaaaagccaagaaaacaagcatatttatcttttcgcttctgcttataaatataagctaaaaattaaatttttaacattaaatttgaagttgattttttaggttttttcatgGTAgcttattattgttttatctctaagaacacatatataaaaattttatttataaattattttttgtttgtaaatatatcgatGATCACACGCACTAGATTAATAAACAAACCAAGGCAAAGAAAAGAATAGTTAAGGCATATCATGAACGCACTATAATCGTGGATTCGTGGTtgctgccaaaaaaaaaaaagtcaggcCTGAATCCATAAAAACCAGAGAGCTGATCAAGAAACGAGCAGAGATAGAGATAAAAAGTGAACCATGAACGAATCATGTAGGAGTACGCAGCAGTATTGGTCAGTCTACgagagcggcgacggtggcgtcgGTGCCTCAAGAACTGACTGACCATTTCAACATTCAAACTGCCTGCCTCACACgttcatccatccattcaGCTTCAGCGATCAACTATCAGTAGTAGGGTTACAGAAACCATAGATATGCTGTTCATCTGTGATTGGATGGTAGTAGTACGTACAGTAGCCCTTGACCATGCAGTTCGACGCTGAACTCAATTACTACTCCAGATCCTGCCGACCTGGCCTGCTGCTCTCAACACAACAGCGGACCTTTCAGATCTGTCAAAAAGACTCAGCTCAGGCCAATCAGATAACAGAAACTGTATGTATACTCTCCCTATCACAAAGACGGTACGTTTAGTTCGCGAaaagaagatttttttatgtcacGTCAGATGTTTGATTGGAAAAGAAGATTTTttatgtcacatcagatgttcgAAAATGTTTTCGGATATGAAtgaaacgaatttcatagcccgcctgaaaaccgtgagacaaatcttttaaacctaattaatccatcattaacataTGCAGGTAATTatagcacttataactaatctTAGACTTATtatgttcaaaagattcgtctcacgattttccccttCACTGTACAACTAGTTTTTTTtcgtctatgtttaatgcaccgtttaagtgtccaaagatcCGATAtgttttcaaggaaaaaaactttttggaaactaaactaTGCCTCCTAAAGTTTTCATTATCCAAGACTTTGCTCTACTCTGCTGCTACATACAGAGAGCAACACATGTTCAGAAACACAGGGATGCCAAATGGACTTTGGGCCCAACAGAAAACAAGTGGGCCTCCACTTCGCATCTGCCTGCCTGACAATGCCTTtccttttgatatatatacagtgTCATCTCATGTCACTTGATGATGATGCTCCAAGCACAAACTGTAGTACGTATATCGATTTATCATTATCATTATTGGATTATACGGTGGCATTCGTTCCgaatgaataattttttgtaGCTCATTCCGGCAAAATTTGAGGAAATAATACAGGCGATAATTGATGCAGCTCATCAGCAGCTATATACTGGGACCGGACCGGACAATATTATTCCTTCCATGGATTCCATGAATCTATATCATCTCCATAATCATCACAATGTCCTCCTCCTACTATCAGATGATGAGGATGATTACCATCATCAGACCAAGAAGACGATGAACCCTCCCCAGAAGAGCGCTTCTCCCTCCGGGTCATCCTGATCAAGGAAGAAAAGCTCTGCAGCCTACCCAtcaatggtggtggtggtggtgatggttgTGCGAGAACGGCCACCATCTCCTCTTCCTCGTTGTCTGTGACCTCGGCGCATCTgatgacaaaaagaaaaaaaaggaagcagaagcagcagcttcAGATTGGTTCTTGAGGCAAACAAGACAGCAGCAGCTTGGTGTAATGGTGGTTGCATACGCTGGCGACGAAGACCGGACACGCATTTGCACGTATGCCAATGGCAGGCAGGCCTACTCACCGTTCTGCGGATATATGGAGTTGTAGTGAACCTCCGCCCAGAAGCTCAACAGCACCACTGCAATCGATCACCCAGTCAATGGGGGAAGATGATCAGATCAAGCCAAAGCTGTCATCATCTATCAATCCACCATGATCACCTGGCATGTGCATAGAATAACTACCTTTGTTGGACTTCTGAACCTTAGGTTGGATCTCAATGTAGCACGTATCCTTGAACGATGTCATCACGAAAATCTTCACTCCATACTGCAGCAGATTGTAGAGTTACATTAGAATGGCTTGAAAtttgctttttaaaaaaaattgaagttcTTGTCAGCTCTGATTTGTTATGCCATGAGTGAGACAGCAGGGAGAGAGACTTTTGTATAAACACCTTGTCAGCAGCAGCCTGTAGAGTCACATGGTCACCCCATTCACCATTTCTGTTAGTTTATGCACTAAAACGCCTGTTAGGCAAGCATTCGCATGCACTTGGTTTGTATTAATAACAAATGATTGAAGTGATGTTGAGCATACCGTGATACTTTCTCCAAGTAATCATCGTATGCCATGGGCACGTATCCATCGTACGCATCACGGTTACCTTTAAGCTGGAAGGAATTGTTTATCAGAAACAAGAAATGATGGAACTGGGGATTCTGGAGCAAAGACTAATACAGATACTTACCTGGCTAATAATCTGCTGCCTCACAAACTCATGGTGATCTGGACTTTGGTACAGTTGATCTGATAGCGCACGGAACTGGGCGATTGAGGAAACACAATAAGCATTAATTGGTTTCTTGTCTTTCATAACCCATGTTTAACAGCAGTTATGGAACTATATACTATTTTCAGGGTTCAGGCCCAATAGACCAGCCCAACTACTGACACATTAATGCTAAAATTTCATTATAACACGATGAGATGACCAAGTTCCAAAGcaaagaggaaaagaaaggaaatatGCAGTCTACTTTTAGGGGGTGAAAATAAGGTTGGATAGGGAAAGGAGCCAAGCATCATGGTGAGGTTGGTAGTTGGTACTAACCTGACAGTTGCCATCTCCTTTCACCTTGTGCTCAACTAGTTCGTACAACTTCAACCTACAAgtttacacatataaaaatttaaaaactcaaCATAGATACAACACatacagtaaaaaaatgttaagaaAAAATTGCATTGTTATGAGGTCCATCACAAAAGTACACTTCTCTCAGAGGCATTTGTGACATAAAGAGGGTCTGATAAGGTGTGGGATTTGCATATATAACACAAAAGAAGTAAATCActtaaactgaaactaagtcaACCTTTCTGTCAGCCTTTCATGGTCCATGGTAGCTTCATCGACTGAAGGGATCTCTCCATTAATTTTAGGAACATGCTGGATAAGGTAGAAACAAATCTTTAACCAAATGTGAGAATGTAGAGGAGATGCCAAACTAATTCACAGTAGGTTCATTTCCATATGATTTCAGAACAAttattagaaaagaaaaagacagcAGCTCTACTGCTGTGCAACAGTGTAACACTGTTGGGTTGTACTATTTTAAAAGCAATAACTAGCATGGGTTTAGTTTATTTGAGAAGTGCAAAACTGTAGATAACCGTTGTGCCCTGAAATTGTGCTAATACTATGCACTTCATGCATTTCTGTTTCCTTCACAGACAGCATGAGCAGCCAATAACATATGCCGCCTACAATGGCACTACGAATTCTGTATACAGAGATTAAAAGCAAACCTCTATCCATAAAACTTTGACTAACACAAACCAAAgaatattcaaatttaagtGTTCTTTCAATGTATCTAAAGACTTGTGGAAGCATTTGCTGTCACATCCTTATTTAAGTCCAAAGGCATTTAAAGGTAGTGGTCCAATTGACAAAGATATAAAGCTATACTCTTTCTCAATGAGATATTAGCGATACAGTGAAAAGCATGATTTTTGTCAATATCTTAGCTACTATGGACAGTGCTTAGTAGCTAACTTAATAATTAACCTTGTGCCCAATGTTTCATTTGGTGAATGCAACAAACGTTAGGTCCTTCCTAGCTTCCTTGGAAGCAAAACTTCCTATCTTCTGGTAGTTCATGAAGCAGATCCATAATAATATGCAAACGAGCTAAACATAACTACTTATTAACCTGGCTTCAAAGGATCAGTACACTCACCGGAACTGGGACCATAGGGTAAAACCTCTTCCCAACTTCTTCATCCATCGGGAAACAGTCGTCACTCTCTGGGCATGAATTGGAATTAGTTGGCTCTATATAGACATCATGGTCATGTTGACCAGCATTTCCTGCAACATAACAAAAGCATTAGGGGGGAacaaatgggaaaaaaaatacttttaacgTAAAATTATGGATATTTGCACTACCAGGATGGTAGATGCCTACTGATGGGTTGTACAAATCATATGTGAGTGCAGAAGAATGTAAATGTGTCTCATCTGGATGTGATGCATCTGCAGAATCAAGATCATATACATGAGGAATATTATCTCAATTTTCTTCATAGATTTCTGTAAATACATGCATGACGTTCCACAAAACTACCTCTAGCATAATGGAGGTCACAATAGTTGCCATCGCCGTAACCGTTAGGAGGTCCATAGTACCCGAGAGGAGCAAAAGGGTCACGGAAAAGGTCATAACCCCAGTGGAAATTTTGATCTTTCTCACACATGTTCATCCGTTGAAAATCAAGTTCTCTGTCAAAACACTGCCCTAGCAAGAAGATTAACGATTTAAGTGTTAGGGCATGAACAGCAGATAAAAGAAAGGCTGATGTACACCTATCTTTTCCCAGCTTAATCAAAAGTTGATCTCTGGGGAAACTCAACAGAAATGTACCATTTCATCATCACATTAAATGTGTGATGATAAGAATGGCAGATTGCAGACAGCTAACGAATCATTACACAGTTCTCAAGGGACCACCGTTGTATTATTAGATACTCTAGCACGTCCTGTTATCACTCTAAGCAACCAAATCAGCAACCTAATACTAATATGCAAGAACAAAACCTTTTCGTTTGCTGCACACTGACTGAAAGGTCCAATGTCATTATCCCCACCACATGTTAACAAACTAAAAGGATGCAACGATGTAACAATCCAGTCCAATCCGATCCAATACTTTTCTTAGCAAACTTAAAATAGCTTACTGCTTCTTAACGGCATCTGATATGCATGTTTAACCTTTTGATACGTCTCAACAATTaagctagtattaattaaaataactaTACCTGTATCTAGGTAGATTGCTTTTTCTGCACAGCTATTGTCTCAAGGAGAACCAATGACGCAGAAAGTTGCGAAATT is part of the Oryza brachyantha chromosome 2, ObraRS2, whole genome shotgun sequence genome and encodes:
- the LOC102722185 gene encoding OVARIAN TUMOR DOMAIN-containing deubiquitinating enzyme 9-like encodes the protein MNMCEKDQNFHWGYDLFRDPFAPLGYYGPPNGYGDGNYCDLHYARDASHPDETHLHSSALTYDLYNPSVGIYHPGNAGQHDHDVYIEPTNSNSCPESDDCFPMDEEVGKRFYPMVPVPHVPKINGEIPSVDEATMDHERLTERLKLYELVEHKVKGDGNCQFRALSDQLYQSPDHHEFVRQQIISQLKGNRDAYDGYVPMAYDDYLEKVSRNGEWGDHVTLQAAADKYGVKIFVMTSFKDTCYIEIQPKVQKSNKVVLLSFWAEVHYNSIYPQNDAPRSQTTRKRRWWPFSHNHHHHHHH